The Enterococcus sp. 7F3_DIV0205 genome has a window encoding:
- a CDS encoding ABC transporter permease translates to MEEITVTLQSIVAHKMRSILTMLGVIIGIAAIISIFSIIEGNTANMKKEMIGGSNNTMEIEYDKKSSFDPKLRSEKEAKKPNYLPTIGEEQIKKVREVPNVIDAGLSYQTDTKVYYKAKKSQGIVAVVTSNIDRLKQLKIIEGEGFDSEAFKENKQVIYLDQTLYEELFKGQNGIGQYVEVKGVPFEVKGIFKKEQAENDAYSFAEKEAYIPLEQAYKIFNELDIAPKVIIQSTDTDKLQVAAKQVVKVLNKEIPVSDYGYGIRNLEELQSSLEKFNQSNFILLAGIASISLLVGGIGVMNIMLVSVTERTREVGVKKALGARRKIILKQFLVEAVVITLLGGILGVIIGMLGGYIITNLLGYPYIVSILSIIASLAFCCIIGIVFGLLPAMKASKLDPIEALRFE, encoded by the coding sequence ATGGAAGAAATCACAGTAACCCTACAATCAATAGTAGCACATAAAATGCGGTCAATTTTGACGATGCTTGGAGTGATTATCGGTATTGCCGCAATTATTTCTATTTTTAGTATTATCGAAGGAAATACAGCAAATATGAAAAAAGAAATGATTGGCGGCAGTAACAATACAATGGAAATAGAATATGACAAGAAAAGTTCGTTTGATCCGAAGTTGCGTTCTGAAAAAGAAGCGAAAAAACCTAATTACCTTCCGACAATTGGGGAAGAACAAATAAAAAAAGTTCGAGAAGTACCTAACGTTATAGATGCTGGACTTTCATACCAGACAGATACGAAAGTCTATTATAAAGCGAAAAAAAGTCAAGGGATTGTCGCTGTGGTGACTTCAAACATTGACCGGTTGAAACAGTTGAAAATCATTGAAGGAGAAGGTTTTGATTCAGAGGCTTTTAAAGAAAATAAACAAGTTATTTATTTAGATCAAACATTATATGAAGAATTATTTAAAGGGCAAAACGGGATTGGGCAATATGTAGAAGTCAAAGGGGTACCATTCGAAGTGAAGGGCATTTTTAAAAAGGAGCAGGCTGAAAATGATGCGTATAGTTTTGCTGAAAAAGAAGCCTATATTCCGTTAGAGCAGGCGTATAAAATTTTTAATGAACTTGATATTGCACCTAAAGTGATCATCCAATCAACCGATACGGATAAGTTACAAGTGGCTGCAAAGCAAGTAGTGAAAGTTTTAAACAAGGAAATTCCAGTGTCTGACTATGGCTATGGTATTAGAAACTTAGAAGAGTTACAGAGTAGTCTTGAAAAATTCAATCAGTCTAACTTTATCCTTTTAGCAGGAATTGCGAGTATTTCTCTTTTGGTAGGAGGAATCGGAGTAATGAATATTATGTTAGTTTCGGTCACGGAGAGAACGAGAGAAGTTGGCGTTAAAAAGGCATTAGGAGCGAGAAGAAAGATTATATTGAAACAATTTCTAGTAGAAGCAGTCGTAATCACATTGCTTGGCGGAATTTTGGGTGTAATCATAGGAATGCTTGGCGGATATATCATCACTAATTTACTTGGATATCCGTATATTGTATCGATTCTATCGATCATTGCAAGCTTAGCATTTTGCTGTATAATTGGAATAGTATTTGGGCTGTTGCCAGCAATGAAAGCTTCAAAATTAGACCCCATCGAAGCATTACGTTTTGAATAA
- a CDS encoding MepB family protein codes for MESLEYLTKILDKISCSSLENIQIEEQNKEYEGITFSIGKQTFRSRKAKKTPKKSGYFVVFWEKDEDNRNQAYTSLTAPDKLVITVFDQEKIGQFIFPKEILVKKHILSHEEVMGKMALRVYPDWAQDLNSTAAATQKWQSPFFIDLTNKIDFEKLEQLYFASEDLPAKQKRNWK; via the coding sequence ATGGAGTCATTGGAGTATTTAACAAAAATATTGGATAAAATCAGTTGTTCATCCCTTGAAAATATCCAAATTGAAGAACAAAATAAAGAGTACGAAGGAATAACCTTTTCAATAGGAAAACAAACTTTTAGAAGTAGAAAGGCAAAAAAAACGCCCAAGAAATCAGGATATTTTGTTGTTTTTTGGGAGAAAGATGAGGACAATCGAAATCAAGCCTATACTTCTTTGACTGCACCAGATAAGCTAGTCATCACGGTATTTGATCAAGAAAAAATCGGACAATTCATTTTTCCTAAAGAGATTTTAGTGAAAAAGCATATTTTAAGCCACGAAGAAGTAATGGGCAAGATGGCCTTGCGAGTCTATCCTGACTGGGCTCAAGACTTGAACAGCACAGCTGCTGCTACTCAAAAATGGCAAAGTCCCTTCTTTATCGATCTAACAAATAAAATTGATTTTGAAAAACTAGAACAGCTCTATTTTGCTTCAGAAGATTTGCCGGCTAAACAAAAAAGAAACTGGAAATAA
- a CDS encoding PTS sugar transporter subunit IIA, producing the protein MKPKLILMSHGNMAAETLHSAKMIVGELIDAEVVSMTEADGMYGTTKKLVQILDSLGNRQVLILADLKGGTPCNVGMMQMSEHPNLRVLSGLNLAMVIEAAVSQIEQIDELTDYLCGIGKNAIEKIELPELDDEDGYEE; encoded by the coding sequence ATGAAACCAAAATTGATTTTGATGAGCCATGGGAACATGGCGGCAGAAACATTGCATTCAGCAAAAATGATCGTTGGAGAGTTAATAGATGCGGAAGTAGTGTCAATGACCGAAGCTGACGGGATGTATGGTACAACAAAAAAATTAGTACAAATCCTTGATAGCTTAGGGAATCGACAGGTATTGATATTAGCTGATCTAAAAGGTGGAACCCCATGTAATGTGGGAATGATGCAAATGAGCGAGCATCCGAATCTACGCGTGTTATCTGGATTGAATCTGGCTATGGTGATCGAAGCGGCTGTTTCACAAATTGAGCAGATCGATGAACTTACAGATTATTTGTGTGGCATCGGAAAAAATGCCATAGAGAAAATCGAGCTTCCAGAATTAGATGATGAAGATGGGTATGAAGAATAG
- the murQ gene encoding N-acetylmuramic acid 6-phosphate etherase: MKLDELTTETRNTRSMNIDQLSTIDMITIINQEDQKVALAVEKVLPELAEAIDQAAERYKKGGRLIYCGAGTSGRLGALDAIELTPTYSVSPDKAFGLIAGGKEAMFHAVEGAEDSKELAEADLKAHQLTEKDVLISVAASGRTPYAIGAIEYAEKVGALTIAITCNEASEMNRMATFGIAPVVGPEVITGSTRMKAGTAQKMVLNMFSTGVMVKVGNVYQNLMVNVQPTNEKLIQRSIHIIHDATGVGLATAKEYLAQAQNQVAEAIVMIKGEVELTEAKKLLKQNNRRISDVLDDLKKDE; encoded by the coding sequence ATGAAGTTAGACGAATTGACAACTGAAACTCGGAATACACGAAGCATGAATATCGATCAGTTATCAACGATCGATATGATAACGATCATCAATCAAGAAGATCAAAAAGTTGCATTGGCAGTAGAGAAAGTGTTGCCTGAATTAGCAGAGGCGATTGATCAAGCTGCTGAGCGTTATAAAAAAGGTGGACGTTTGATTTATTGCGGTGCAGGAACATCTGGGCGTTTAGGAGCATTGGATGCAATCGAGTTGACGCCAACATATAGTGTTTCACCAGATAAAGCATTTGGTCTTATTGCTGGGGGAAAAGAAGCGATGTTTCACGCTGTAGAAGGCGCTGAAGATTCAAAAGAACTGGCTGAAGCGGATTTAAAAGCACATCAACTGACGGAGAAAGATGTGCTCATCTCGGTTGCAGCTAGCGGGAGAACACCTTACGCAATCGGAGCTATTGAATATGCTGAAAAAGTGGGTGCGCTGACAATAGCTATCACCTGTAATGAAGCGAGTGAAATGAATAGAATGGCAACTTTTGGCATTGCACCAGTAGTTGGACCAGAGGTGATCACTGGATCAACACGTATGAAAGCAGGGACTGCACAAAAAATGGTTTTAAATATGTTTTCAACAGGCGTGATGGTGAAAGTTGGGAATGTGTATCAGAATTTAATGGTCAATGTTCAACCAACAAATGAAAAACTGATCCAGCGCTCAATCCATATTATTCATGATGCAACAGGAGTTGGTTTAGCCACTGCAAAAGAATACTTGGCACAAGCTCAAAACCAGGTAGCAGAAGCGATTGTCATGATTAAAGGAGAAGTCGAGTTGACAGAAGCCAAAAAGCTATTAAAGCAAAATAATCGACGTATCTCAGATGTCCTTGATGATTTAAAAAAGGATGAGTAA
- a CDS encoding ABC transporter ATP-binding protein: MLNLKEIKKSYWQGQTEIPVLKGINLNVAEGEFVAIMGPSGSGKSTLMNIVGCLDKATSGEYKIENVEVNTLSDNELADLRNQKIGFVFQNFNLMPKLTACQNVELPLTYSKVSKQERRERALEMLDLVGLKDRSEFKPMELSGGQKQRVAIARALVTDPSFILGDEPTGALDTKTSVQIMDLFKKFHLEGKTIVLITHEPEIAELCERTVILRDGDITSDTAKQKEVKV; the protein is encoded by the coding sequence ATGTTAAACCTTAAAGAAATAAAAAAATCTTATTGGCAAGGACAAACGGAGATACCTGTTCTAAAGGGAATTAACCTGAATGTAGCAGAAGGAGAATTTGTTGCTATTATGGGTCCTTCAGGTTCAGGGAAATCTACATTAATGAATATTGTTGGGTGTTTAGATAAAGCAACTAGTGGTGAATATAAAATTGAAAATGTAGAAGTCAACACACTATCGGATAATGAATTAGCTGATTTAAGAAATCAAAAAATTGGTTTTGTGTTTCAAAATTTCAACCTTATGCCTAAATTGACAGCTTGTCAAAATGTTGAATTGCCACTTACGTATAGTAAAGTCAGTAAACAAGAACGACGAGAGCGAGCGTTAGAAATGTTGGATTTAGTTGGTTTAAAGGACAGAAGTGAATTTAAACCAATGGAACTTTCTGGTGGTCAAAAGCAGCGCGTTGCCATTGCGAGAGCACTTGTAACAGATCCAAGTTTTATTTTAGGAGATGAACCAACGGGCGCTTTAGATACGAAAACTAGTGTACAGATTATGGACTTATTTAAAAAATTTCACTTAGAAGGCAAAACAATTGTTTTAATTACTCATGAGCCTGAAATCGCAGAATTGTGTGAGCGAACTGTTATCTTGCGTGATGGGGATATTACAAGTGATACGGCAAAACAAAAAGAGGTGAAGGTGTGA
- a CDS encoding response regulator transcription factor, producing the protein MVKILVVEDDDMINQVVTEFLKEKNYEVVSVRDGEQALEEFDTQEFGLLLLDIMLPSITGIDILKEVRKTSNVPVIMLTAIDDEYTQLVSFNHLINDYVVKPFSPVILMKRIENVLRMNRPSAVIELEGYLINLEDCIVTYEGQEITLTKKEYEILAVLVKRAGNLVTREQLVYQVWGYDDYMDSRILDNHMKNLRKKLPFLLIQTVKGMGYKIEVNK; encoded by the coding sequence ATGGTAAAAATTCTAGTTGTTGAAGACGACGATATGATAAATCAAGTAGTAACAGAATTCTTAAAAGAAAAAAATTATGAGGTTGTCTCTGTTAGAGATGGAGAGCAGGCGCTTGAGGAGTTTGATACGCAAGAATTTGGCTTACTTTTGTTAGATATTATGCTACCTTCTATCACTGGCATCGATATTTTAAAAGAAGTTAGAAAAACATCCAATGTACCTGTGATTATGTTGACAGCGATCGATGATGAATATACGCAATTGGTAAGCTTCAACCATCTGATCAACGATTATGTAGTAAAACCTTTCTCACCTGTGATTTTAATGAAACGCATCGAGAATGTATTAAGGATGAATAGACCTAGCGCTGTCATTGAGTTAGAGGGTTATTTGATCAATTTAGAAGACTGCATTGTGACGTATGAAGGACAAGAGATCACTCTTACAAAAAAGGAATATGAAATCCTAGCGGTTTTAGTCAAGAGAGCTGGGAACTTAGTGACGCGTGAACAGCTTGTTTATCAAGTTTGGGGATATGATGATTATATGGATAGTCGTATACTTGATAACCATATGAAAAATTTACGAAAAAAATTACCGTTTTTATTGATTCAAACTGTTAAAGGAATGGGGTACAAGATTGAGGTAAACAAATGA
- a CDS encoding efflux RND transporter periplasmic adaptor subunit: MRTAGKNSKKRIIVSSFIIVVIIVVAIIGIKGLSPSSEQPINASTPENQVEEKIVKALIEESKTSDLILAGKVTANNTNKIKIDPDKGTVKEILVKEGDKVEKGQALFTYQTDQQMKTKEAELDAEAKARAVEVARSSASIKWDAYNKKLSQLNKARDDYNKENSEELKSEIKSLESEVDQAYTEGLTGDNEVKNAESDLEKAQLMQTNEQERLGADTIVADNAGTIKSLNADLINQSKEKQREENFMEIIDDSNLFVSGDINEFDREKASVNQPVELIDRKNKEKTWKGKLVQVANLSSDEAGNDKKQDEDPNLSKFPYKVLIDKEGEMPIIGSHVYVKVLPKEFEKGKIILNKKYVLSKDDKQYVWKVENKKIKMHVIKGTPLGENLVEVNEGLAQTDKIAIPKDGMENGMEVGEDVKP; this comes from the coding sequence ATGAGGACTGCAGGAAAAAACAGTAAAAAACGAATCATAGTATCAAGTTTCATCATTGTTGTAATAATAGTAGTAGCAATTATTGGCATTAAAGGATTGAGTCCATCAAGTGAACAACCGATAAATGCGTCGACACCAGAGAATCAAGTAGAGGAAAAAATAGTAAAAGCACTAATTGAAGAAAGCAAAACGTCAGATTTGATTTTAGCAGGGAAAGTAACCGCGAATAATACCAATAAAATTAAAATTGATCCAGATAAAGGCACAGTCAAAGAAATCTTAGTAAAAGAAGGCGACAAAGTAGAGAAGGGTCAAGCACTATTCACTTATCAAACTGATCAACAAATGAAAACCAAAGAAGCCGAACTTGATGCTGAAGCAAAAGCTAGAGCTGTCGAAGTAGCTAGAAGTAGCGCAAGTATAAAGTGGGATGCATATAATAAAAAGCTTTCACAATTAAACAAAGCAAGAGATGACTATAATAAGGAAAATTCAGAAGAACTGAAAAGTGAGATCAAGTCACTTGAAAGTGAAGTCGATCAAGCATATACAGAAGGATTGACAGGGGATAATGAAGTTAAAAATGCTGAAAGTGATTTGGAAAAAGCACAATTGATGCAAACAAATGAACAAGAAAGACTCGGAGCCGACACAATTGTTGCAGATAATGCTGGGACAATCAAATCTTTGAATGCAGATTTAATCAATCAATCCAAAGAAAAACAACGAGAAGAAAATTTTATGGAAATCATTGATGATTCAAATCTGTTTGTGAGTGGTGACATCAATGAATTTGATCGGGAAAAAGCTTCAGTCAATCAACCTGTTGAATTGATCGATAGAAAAAATAAAGAAAAGACATGGAAAGGAAAACTTGTACAAGTGGCTAATTTAAGTTCTGATGAGGCGGGGAATGACAAAAAACAAGACGAAGATCCCAATTTATCTAAGTTTCCATACAAAGTATTAATTGATAAAGAAGGGGAAATGCCAATCATTGGTTCACATGTGTATGTAAAAGTCTTACCGAAAGAATTTGAAAAGGGCAAAATTATTTTGAACAAAAAATATGTACTATCAAAAGACGACAAACAATATGTTTGGAAAGTTGAAAATAAAAAGATTAAAATGCATGTAATCAAAGGGACACCTCTTGGTGAAAACTTAGTAGAAGTCAATGAAGGTTTAGCACAGACTGATAAAATCGCCATACCTAAGGACGGAATGGAAAATGGAATGGAGGTAGGTGAAGATGTTAAACCTTAA
- a CDS encoding MurR/RpiR family transcriptional regulator: MDAIKIIRQKYKNFSKVNRKIADYILKDPTLVLSLTANEIASNSETSPASVTRFSKLLTFDSWEELKLAIATKQGADHAPKKIDPIVSTDDSIETLCAKVESLLNTTIEDLFDLVDKSALKRSIDGIKQAETIYLMGIGSSSLTAYDLYHKFNRAGKKAVFNYDVHMQFEFLNYSKPDDVLVAISYSGLSKEVLIACEIARQNKTKIIFITRNESERIIELSDEVLLVPANEHLLRVGAIASIASTMAVGDVLYLGSIQDDLDTTVEKNMTDTRKLVEKLKEK, from the coding sequence ATGGATGCAATCAAAATTATCCGACAAAAATACAAAAACTTTTCTAAGGTCAATCGAAAAATCGCTGATTATATTTTGAAAGATCCCACACTGGTCCTTTCATTAACAGCGAATGAAATTGCATCCAATAGTGAGACATCTCCAGCCTCAGTAACCCGTTTTTCTAAGTTACTGACATTTGATAGTTGGGAAGAATTAAAACTTGCGATTGCGACCAAACAAGGAGCAGATCACGCTCCAAAAAAAATCGATCCGATCGTATCAACGGATGATTCCATCGAAACCTTATGCGCTAAAGTTGAGTCATTGCTAAATACGACAATCGAGGATTTATTTGATCTTGTTGATAAATCAGCCTTAAAACGATCGATTGATGGAATCAAGCAAGCAGAAACTATTTATCTGATGGGCATAGGTTCTTCGTCTTTAACAGCATATGATTTGTATCATAAATTCAATCGAGCTGGAAAAAAAGCCGTATTTAATTACGATGTTCATATGCAATTTGAATTTTTGAATTATTCTAAACCTGACGATGTTTTGGTTGCAATTTCTTATAGCGGTCTTTCTAAAGAAGTTTTGATTGCGTGTGAAATTGCTCGACAAAATAAAACCAAAATCATCTTTATTACTAGAAATGAAAGTGAACGGATCATTGAGCTAAGCGATGAAGTCCTGCTAGTACCAGCAAATGAGCATTTACTAAGAGTTGGCGCAATTGCTTCGATTGCTTCCACTATGGCAGTGGGGGATGTGCTGTATTTAGGCTCTATTCAGGATGATTTAGATACGACGGTTGAAAAAAATATGACAGATACAAGAAAACTAGTAGAGAAACTGAAAGAAAAGTAG
- a CDS encoding PTS system mannose/fructose/N-acetylgalactosamine-transporter subunit IIB, with the protein MSIKHARVDERLVHGQVATVWTNTLGAQRIMVVNDLAVKDQMQIGALKMAKPAGVKLSILSKRKAIEKILAGNYDDEKVFLITKDIQDMADLIDGGVPLKAFNVGNISQKAGSKSIKKSVAVTETDIQTIKRLNEQGIKITAQMVPSESDESILNFIK; encoded by the coding sequence ATGTCAATAAAACATGCACGTGTAGATGAACGTTTGGTCCATGGTCAAGTCGCAACAGTTTGGACGAATACCTTAGGAGCCCAAAGAATTATGGTTGTAAACGATTTAGCAGTCAAGGATCAAATGCAAATAGGCGCTTTGAAGATGGCAAAACCAGCAGGCGTTAAGTTGTCGATTTTATCTAAACGAAAAGCAATCGAAAAAATCTTGGCTGGTAATTATGATGATGAAAAAGTTTTCTTGATTACTAAAGACATACAAGATATGGCAGACTTGATCGATGGCGGTGTCCCATTAAAAGCCTTCAATGTTGGGAACATTTCGCAAAAAGCAGGTAGTAAATCAATCAAAAAATCCGTGGCGGTGACTGAAACAGACATTCAGACAATCAAACGTTTAAATGAACAAGGTATAAAAATCACAGCGCAAATGGTACCGTCTGAATCAGACGAATCAATATTAAATTTTATTAAATAA
- the sapR gene encoding two-component system response regulator SapR: protein MAKIMIIEDETTIRELISEELQKWQFDTFGTTNFNNVLEDFQREDPQLVLLDINLPVFDGYYWCQKIREISKIPIIFISSRNTNMDMIMAMNMGADDFVTKPFQIDVLIAKINALLRRSYNYSEVGSEIMSHNGITLNVDNGSMEINGEVIDLSKNEYRLLYILIKKHGKILTREKLLRALWEDERFVDDNTLTVNINRLRKKIEQAGLEGYIETKVGQGYIVP from the coding sequence ATGGCAAAAATCATGATTATAGAAGATGAAACAACGATCCGTGAACTGATCAGCGAAGAATTGCAGAAGTGGCAATTTGATACATTTGGAACAACAAACTTTAATAATGTTTTAGAAGATTTTCAACGAGAAGACCCGCAATTGGTTTTATTAGATATCAATCTTCCTGTTTTTGATGGCTACTATTGGTGCCAGAAAATTCGCGAGATTTCAAAAATTCCAATCATTTTCATCTCTAGCCGTAATACCAATATGGATATGATCATGGCAATGAATATGGGCGCTGATGATTTTGTTACAAAGCCATTTCAAATCGATGTGCTGATTGCAAAAATCAATGCATTATTGCGCCGTTCATACAATTATTCAGAAGTCGGCAGTGAGATTATGTCACATAATGGAATTACGTTGAATGTTGATAATGGTAGTATGGAGATCAATGGCGAAGTGATCGATTTAAGTAAAAATGAATATCGCCTATTGTATATTTTGATCAAGAAACACGGGAAAATTTTAACGAGAGAGAAATTGTTGCGTGCGTTGTGGGAAGATGAGCGCTTTGTAGATGATAATACCTTGACTGTTAACATCAATCGTTTGAGAAAAAAAATCGAACAAGCTGGACTTGAGGGGTATATCGAGACGAAGGTAGGACAAGGCTATATTGTGCCATAG
- a CDS encoding DUF1307 domain-containing protein, which produces MKNRKSFSRFFLLAALSTTVTLVACTPNENNTNNAKTSESKQQFNLESSSKPREDSSNESPKSGGKTGSATYTQTLGGKENKLEKKVTYENGKITSEDTVETIPYAGFNIKNKQEAEELLSEKQKELEGVEGVSYSIEYHEDRAIESYKIDFTKADPEKIAFLSFFAETPNIDEAEKLLFEMGYKKN; this is translated from the coding sequence ATGAAAAACAGAAAATCATTCTCTCGTTTTTTTCTATTAGCAGCATTATCGACTACGGTAACTTTAGTTGCTTGTACACCAAATGAGAACAATACAAACAATGCTAAAACGAGTGAATCTAAACAACAATTTAATTTGGAGAGTTCCTCTAAGCCAAGAGAAGATTCTAGTAATGAATCACCTAAAAGTGGAGGGAAAACAGGGAGTGCTACTTATACCCAAACTCTAGGCGGCAAGGAAAACAAGCTCGAAAAAAAAGTGACTTATGAAAATGGAAAAATAACTTCAGAAGATACCGTAGAAACAATCCCATATGCTGGATTTAATATCAAAAACAAACAAGAAGCTGAAGAATTGCTTTCTGAAAAACAAAAGGAGTTAGAAGGAGTTGAAGGCGTTTCCTATTCGATTGAATATCATGAAGATCGTGCTATCGAGTCCTACAAAATCGACTTTACTAAAGCTGATCCAGAAAAAATTGCATTTCTTTCATTTTTTGCAGAAACACCAAATATTGATGAAGCGGAAAAACTATTGTTTGAAATGGGCTATAAAAAGAATTAA
- a CDS encoding sensor histidine kinase: protein MKITLKNFLFSISIIFMVTTVSLMILYFVMPIYYEHTKLNEVANEFNKITQQLNNEPLDRMKKKIDKEVLDRKEMITLIISDKKGKMIYPFTSDDGESFNIQVREGDTVENVGTSDGMNVQLTRADRNNGKTMKHEIKDNQGNEYYLLGIYSLQPVSDASKILLQIYPVLLLIDFLIGGVAAYFYSRFSTKRIKELSIATNQMLSLDHTIKCEIKGRDELATLAQDINQLDHTLLMTIDALKAEVAKVEEIERSKAEFMRVTSHELKTPITSLMGIIDGMIYNVGKFKDREHYLEVCKEILQQQTDMIQNVLTVSKLDMISIEEQENELFSLKEVIEAKLKTFILLAEVTHVELIVHLEECELEGDKEEVGKVIDNLLSNALRYTRQDGRIELFLNQQTLIIENEATKVLTKNELSQIFEPFYRPDFSRNRDTGGSGLGLFIVKQILDKQGWNFSFKELEGERMCFSIYFDTDRMIL, encoded by the coding sequence ATGAAAATCACATTGAAAAACTTTCTGTTTTCAATTTCTATCATTTTCATGGTAACAACTGTTTCGTTGATGATTCTGTATTTTGTGATGCCAATCTATTATGAACATACAAAATTAAATGAAGTAGCTAATGAATTCAACAAAATAACTCAACAATTAAACAACGAACCTTTAGATAGGATGAAAAAGAAAATCGACAAAGAAGTTCTTGATAGAAAAGAGATGATTACCCTGATTATCTCAGATAAAAAAGGAAAAATGATTTATCCCTTTACGTCAGATGACGGAGAGTCATTTAATATTCAAGTTAGGGAAGGTGACACTGTTGAGAATGTAGGCACTTCTGATGGTATGAATGTGCAGTTGACAAGAGCCGATCGAAATAATGGAAAAACAATGAAGCATGAAATTAAAGATAATCAAGGCAACGAGTATTATTTATTGGGGATCTACTCCTTGCAACCTGTTTCAGATGCAAGTAAGATATTGTTGCAGATTTATCCGGTTTTATTATTGATTGATTTTTTGATTGGCGGAGTAGCTGCCTATTTCTACAGTCGTTTTTCTACAAAGCGGATCAAAGAGCTTTCTATAGCGACGAATCAAATGCTAAGTTTGGATCATACAATCAAATGTGAAATCAAAGGACGCGATGAATTGGCAACATTGGCCCAAGACATCAATCAGTTGGATCATACTTTGTTGATGACTATTGATGCACTGAAGGCTGAAGTTGCCAAGGTCGAAGAGATCGAACGTTCTAAAGCTGAATTCATGCGTGTAACTTCTCATGAATTAAAGACACCTATCACATCCTTGATGGGGATTATTGATGGGATGATTTATAATGTGGGTAAATTCAAAGATCGTGAGCATTACCTAGAAGTTTGCAAAGAGATTTTGCAGCAGCAAACAGATATGATTCAAAATGTTTTAACCGTTTCAAAACTGGATATGATTTCAATTGAGGAACAGGAGAACGAACTGTTTTCATTGAAAGAGGTAATCGAAGCAAAACTTAAAACATTTATACTTTTGGCAGAAGTGACCCACGTAGAGTTGATTGTCCATCTAGAAGAGTGTGAACTTGAAGGAGATAAGGAAGAAGTCGGAAAAGTGATCGATAATCTTTTAAGCAACGCTTTGCGCTATACTAGGCAAGATGGTCGGATCGAGTTATTTTTAAACCAGCAAACACTAATCATTGAAAACGAAGCGACGAAAGTTCTTACCAAAAATGAACTAAGCCAAATATTTGAACCATTTTACCGACCTGATTTTAGTAGAAACAGGGATACGGGCGGTTCTGGGTTAGGTTTATTCATTGTAAAACAAATATTAGATAAACAAGGCTGGAATTTTTCTTTTAAAGAATTAGAAGGAGAACGAATGTGCTTTTCAATCTATTTTGACACAGATAGGATGATTCTTTAA